From the Leptospira inadai serovar Lyme str. 10 genome, the window CTTTCCGGGATCCGGCTCCGGAATCAGCGGCTCGGTTTGGTATAAATACGTTTCTTATGTAGCTCGCACGATCGGTTTCGGCGAAACTTTAATTCCACCGTTTAACGGTGATTTTGTGAAGGTGGATATTTGCGCTGATACCGGCGGTTTACTCGCGGGAGAGGCCGATTGTCTTCATCCTTTGCATGGACAATATTTCTATATCGGGGATCAGCCCGCTTCGACTGCCGCAATTCCGATAAAGGAAGGCGGAGAAATTACCGGTACTCATTCAAGCGAAGCCCTATCCGGTGAAGATTCCGTAGAGTTGGAAATGCCCGAGGCTAAGGAAGATCGGACAGACGATCCGTGAGTTTCCGAATGCGATCTCCGGTTAGATAAAGCTCATAGGGAGACCAGAGAAAAATCCAAGGCGCGTCCTCGCCCACGATCGCCAGCGCCTTTCTATCGAAACTTGCGAGATTCATCGTGTCTGCCCGCCTCACTTCGGTTAATAAATCCTCCATTTCTTTATTGAAATAAAAGGATCGGTTTCCGCCGTTTCCGAAACGATCGCCGGCAAAAAGAGGATCTATAAAATTCCAGGCTAGGGGAAGGTCCGCGTACCAAAAAAGAAGCGTCAAGTCTCCCTTTCCTTCCCCGTTTTCCTTATATAAGGGCGCTTTTTCCATCGGATGAATTTTCACTTTCAACCCGATATCGCGAAGATAGCGCGCAAGCGCAGAACCGTTCGCTTGATTTTCCTCGTCTCCGCGCATCCGAAAATCGAGCTCTTTTTCCAGAATTTCGGGATAACAGGCGGATTTTTCCAAAAAATATTTAGCTTTTTGAATATTATAAGGATATAATTCTTCAATATCCGAGCCGAGAAATTCCTTAGCGATCGATCGTGGAAACGGGCCTATCGAGACTTCTCCCTTTCCTTCCAACAGGACTTTCAAAATCGTTCTCTTATCGATCGCGTAATTTATCGCTTTCCTGAAATTTCGATCAAAACAAGGTTCTTTTCCGTTAATCGCAATATACTGAACTCCTCCACCCTTTCGAACCAAGATCGAATCTTCTTTAACGTTTCCGTTTCTGAGCAGGAAATTCGGAAGACGCATTAAGTCGAGTTGCCCTTTCGTATACAGAAAGATCCCGGTAGTCGCTTGAGGAAGAATCCTGAATAAAAGTTCAGGCGCAATCGCCGTGCTGCGATTATCATTTGCGGTTAAACGTAAAAAATTATTTCGTTTCCATTCTTTTAACGAAAAATCGCCGCACCCTTTCTCCGGAGGACCGCAATAAATCGCAGCCTGCGGAAGCGCCAGTTTCTCGAGTGCCTCCCTTAAACCTCCTCTGAAAGATAAACTCACCGTATGCGAATTCTTTATCCCTCCTCCCGTTAAAAAGGAATAAGCACTTCGCTTAGGCCCGGAAATGTTTCGCAAACGATTTAGGGAAGCGAGTACGACATTCGCATCGATCGATTTTCCATCCGCCGCTTTACTCGGATGAATCGTTATCTCGAGAATGCGAGTCCCATCGGAAGAGCCCGGTAAGACTCGATAGGATTTTGCCAGAGCCGGCGTAATTTTTCCCTGCCGGTCCGCGGAAAATAAGCTTGGATACAGATACTTGAGAATGGTCCGAGAGGATAAGTCCGTAGATCGAATCGGATCCAAAGAGATAGGTTCCGACGGTAATGAGAATATAAGTTCTTCCTGCCTATCTATGCCTTTTCCGCAATCGTAAAAAAGAAGGGACAAAACAAGGAAAGCTAGGGAAAAGGGTTGAGGAGGAAAAAACATTCCGGACCTATGAACGTCTATAGACGCCTCTTGGGGTATTCCTTCAAGTACAAATACAGATTACTGACCGGTATTGTCTTATCTTTCCTCGTTTCGATTCTAAACGGGGCTTCCCTGACTAGTATCATCCCTATTTTCGATACGATCGGAAAAGGAGGCAAAACCGAATTCGAGATCTCTCTTACCAAAAAGGATAAACTGTTATTAGAACGAAAATCCTCCGGAGAAACTCTAACCGGTTTAGATCAGATCGAAGGATATCTGGCTTCGGCCAAAGTTAAAACCAACGAATATCTGCATTCCCTATCGAAAGATCAGTTGGTCCTATTATTTTGCTGGATCATTTTTCCGGTTTACGTTGCAAAATTGGTCTTTCTTGCCGGAGCCGTATATTGCATCAATTCCGCGGGATATTTAGCCGTTCGAGATCTTCGCGAAGAGCTGTATTCCAAAGCCCAGGAACTCCCACTCAATCAATTTGTGCAGGAAAAGACCGGTATCTTCATGAGCAGAATCATCAACGATGTGGAGGTTCTCGCTAAACTGATAAGTTCGGATTTAAAGGATGCGATTACCGATTTCTTTTATATCGTCACCCACCTTGCTTTCTTACTTTTTTTAAGCTGGAAAATGTTCTTAGCGGTAATCGTCGTCGTTCCGTTGGTAATGGGTCCTGTCTCCGCGTTTGCCGATCGGATTCGTCGCGCGACAAGAAATCAACAGGAAAGATTATCTTCCCTAAACGGACACTTGCAGGAAGTCATTTCCGGCATTCGCGTTATTCGTGCCTTCTCCATGGAGAAGACGGAAGCTTCTAGATTTTGGGACATTAACAAGGATTTATCCGAAAAAACGTTTAAGGGACATTTCTATCATCAGATCGGTCCCTCTCTCGTCGAGCTATCCAGTTCCATAGTTGCCGTTATTTTTCTGAGTTTTGGAGCCTATCTGATGGAGGAGGAGGATTTCTCGCTCGGAAAGTTTATGGTCTTCTTCCTTACCTTAGTTTTCCTAACGCGACCCTTTAAGCAAATGGGAATGCTCTCCAACTCGATTCAAAGCGCGGTGGCCGCGGGAGAAAGAGTCTTTGACTTACTCGATAGCGAAACCGATATTCAACAGCCCAAAAATCCGATCGTACCGAAACGTCTGGCAAAAGAGCTCAAATTCGAAAACGTCAGTTATTCCTACCCGGGTACAAAAAATCCGGCTATATCCGACTTGGATTTGGTAATTCCGAGAGGAGCAACAGTCGCCCTCGTGGGAGCTTCGGGTGCGGGAAAATCCACGATCGTGGATTTAATTCCCCGATTGATCGATCCGACGGAAGGGAAGATTACCTGGGACGGCATCGACTTAAGAAAATTGGATTTAGCGACCCTGCGCAAGAAAATCTCGATCGTAAACCAGCAAGTATTCCTCTTTAACGGAAGCATTCGGGAGAATATATGTTACGGAAGCTCGAACGTTACGGAAGAAAAATTAAGAGAGGCGGCCGACCTAGCCTTCGCGACCGAGTTCATCCTTTCTTTTGAAGACGGATTCGAAACGACCGTCGGTGAACGAGGAGTCATGCTTTCCGGCGGACAAAGGCAAAGAATATCGATTGCGAGGGCTTTATTAAATAATCCTGAAATTCTAATTTTAGACGAAGCCACCTCGGCCTTGGACACGGAATCGGAAAGAGTCGTTCAACAAGCTTTGGAATCGCTATATAAAAACAGGACCGTTGTGATAATTGCGCACCGCTTATCGACTGTGCAAATCGCCGATACCATATTTGCCATGGAGAACGGTTGCGTCGTCGAATCCGGTAGTCACTCCGAATTGATGCAAACGGACGGAAAATATAAGAAACTCTACGAAATGCAATTCGCAGAATCCCCGGTTTAAAAACGAAGAACCGAAATGCTTCCCCTCGTTCTCAGGATTATTTGTTTTCCGATACTTTACCTGCTTAGCTTCGTTTATCGCTTATTATTCCTGGTAGATCGTAAGCGCAAGAAACCGCAAAAATTGCGGAATGCGATCGTGATAAGCGTCGGAAATTTCAGTACCGGCGGTACGGGAAAAACACCTTTTACCTTGCATCTCGTAAAACTTCTGCACCTTGCTTATCCGAAAATTCCTCTGGTGATCTTAAGCAGAGGATACGGAGGCTCAAAGTCGGAGAGTCAACGGGTTACGTTAAATTCCCTGCCCGAGGAGGTCGGAGACGAGCCGCTTCTCCTGAAACAAAACCTGCCCTTCGCCGAAGTCTATACCGGAAAGAATCGAATTTCTTCCTACGATTTGTATCGAAAAGAACTACAACTTACCGATGACCGAAAGGTTTTTGTGATATTAGACGACGGATTCCAGCACCACCGAATCGTTCGGGACCTGGAACTAGTACTTCTGGATTGTACAAAAATTCGAACGGATCGGTTTTTACTACCGGCCGGTTTATTGAGGGAACCTTATTCCTCCGTAAGTAGGGCCGATATCTTGGTCGCATCCAAGTATGAGGACCGACTTCGGAACGATTTGGAAGAATGGTGCGGAAAATATCTTCCCAAGGAAATCATAAAATTCTCATTCATTCCGAACGGGTTTAGCGCAATCGGAAACCCGGACCGGAAAGAGCGAAAGCCTAATTCCATTCTTCATAATAAAACCGTATTGGCCTTCTCCGGTATCGGAAATCCCGAGCCTTTTTTTGAATCCCTAAGGACGATCGGCGCAATTGTAAATCCGATTCGCTTTCCGGACCATTACCCGTATTCGAGGAAGGACATCGAGGAATTATCGAGAAAGGCAAAGGAGAAAGATTTCTTAATCTGCACCGAAAAAGATGCGGTGAAATTGACGCCCTTCTTCGGAACGAAAAAAGATCCTCGCTGGCTATTTCTCAATCTGGAAACGAAATTAGAAAACGAATCGCTCCTGATGAACAGGATCGCTAGTTTAAAAAAAATGAATATATAGTTCCCGTTAAAATCGGAATAGATATTTCGAAAAAATCGATCCGCTTCGTTCTATAACAATTGCTACAGCAATTATAGAAAGCATATCGTAAAATAATTTTCCTTATTTTTGTCAAAAAATTTCCACACATTCCTAGGATACATTTCATCTTTCCGTTCCTGCTCTCAAGCGTTTGCAAGAAAACGATTGTCTTAGCTCGAATTCATGATCTATATTTACAAAACTCCGTATGAAACGATTGTGCTCCAAGGTAGTGATTTGCTTATGTTTACTTCTCCCTTGCACATTCATACTTGCGGAACAGCAATCCGTCTTCCTCCGCAACGGAAAAATTTTGAAAGGAGAAATAATCAATCAGACTGCGACGGCTATTCAGCTTAAGCTCCAGGACGGAAGCGTGGTAGAAATTATTAAAGCATCGATTCTTAGAATTAGTTTCAGGGATCCTCCTCCTCCCAAGCAGGAGGAAAAAGTCGAGCCTTCTCCTGAGGAACTAGAAGCGGCGCGGAAACTTGAGGAGGAAACGGCCGCCAAGCTAGTCGAAGACGCCAAGCGAAACGCGCTTGCGGAAGAGAAAAAGGCAAAACGACAGAAGGAAATCGACGATGCTAAGCGCCACAGTTTGGAATTTTATACGGGATTTGGACAAGGATCCTATCATTATCAAACTTTAGATTATTACGAAAAGTTTTCGAACTTCGTCGCTTTAACCAATAACGGAACAGGCCCGATATTCGGATCTCCCCAAACAAAAGGGAAAACTCCTTTGAGTGTGTCTTTACGCTATTCGTTGAATCGATTCGTGCTGGAAGCAGGAGGATTTAGTTTTCAAAACACTGTGACCCAGGCTGCACCCGGGACGGTAAATTCTGCCGGTCCGGGTACGCCAAACCAACCGATTTTAGCGCAGGGCACATTTCCGGAAACATTCAAACAAATTTACGCTCAGATTTCATACAGCGTTTATCCTCATCCGAAGTACGATGTGAGACCGATCCTAGGGTATCAAAGCGTTTGGCAAAAATCTCCCGACACATCCACATTCGCGTTTTCACCCGCAATTCCCGGAACCAACAATTTAACGGAAAAAAGAGAGATGATCGTTGCGGATCATCTTCATGGTCCCTCGTTCGGAATCGCATTCGACACGAAGTTAGGAGAGAAATGGGAAGCAAGAACGGAAATTCAGGCGTATTCCTTAAAAGGAGATTCTCAAGGAAATTTTAATAATTACTCGATGATCTCGAATTCCGGCTCTAATACTTATTCCTATTTCGACTCGTTTCGACTCCTGAACGAGTGGTCCGCAAAGGGTTCTTCAATTTCAGGAAAATTAATATACAAATGGAAATATGGAATTCGATTCTGGGTAGGTTTTCAATCCACCAAAATACAGTATGCTCTCAAAAGCACTCGAGTGGAAATTACCCAAAATAATCCTGAATCGCCCGGCGAATTGCTGCTACAACAAATTATCGTGAACTCGGTCACCCAAGGATATGCAGGTGCGAGTACTACTTCGGCGATCTTTTTCGGAGTCGGATACTCCCTTGACTTCAAAAAATAATCGGGATGCAAGCGAAGATAACTCTAGACTTCTTCTAATAAACGCTATGTATGGCTGCAGCTGGGACAATCCGGCCTGGGAAGCAGAGGAATTTTTCGGAATTGCATCGTTTTGGTTTCGACTTGAATCATATTCCCGAATAATCCGTCTTCTCCGGCATTATGAAAACCTAATAAAAATTTTACGGCTTCAGTGGATTGGATACTACCGATGATCCCCGCAACGCTCCCAATCACCCCCGCCTCGGAGCAGGAAGGAACGGCCTCCGCAGGAGGCTCCGCTTCGTAGACGCATCGAAAGCAAGCGTCTTGATTCGGTCGAATTCCCATAACCATCCCTTCAAATCGCAATACACCGGCGGTTATAAGCGGAATTTTTAGACGAACGCAAGTATCGTTAATTAGGAACTTGGTGTCGAAATTATCCGAACCTTCCAAAACCAAATCGAATCCCGAAAGCGATTCTTCCGCGTTCTCTGCGGTCAGACGAATCGTTTCACCCTGAATTCTTATATACGGATTCAGTTCTTGTGCATGTTGTCGAGCGGTCTCCGCCTTCGACCGCCCGATATCGGAATGCCGATAGACGATTTGTCTTTGAAGATTGGTCGTGTCGATCGTATCCGAATCGATGATCTTTATATTTCCGACCCCCGAAGCGGCCAGATATAGCAAAGCGGGAGACCCAAGACCTCCGGCTCCGACGATACATATTCTAGAAGACTTAAGTTTCTCTTGTCCTGCTCTTCGAACTTCGTCGAGCAGGATGTTCCGGGAATAGCGGCTGAGTTCTTCCGGACTTAGCAACCGAAAGAATTCTTAACGCTTTAGCTTTTTATTAATCACGTTCAGAATATCCGCGACGAATTCGTCCGAACGACGATTTTTGTCCGCAAATTCGAGGGCTTCCTTGGTTGCATCTTCCGCTTTTTCATTTTTAGTAGTGATGTTCAGAAGACCGGCAAGCGCGGTGTAGACGATATCACCGTTTTCAGAACTGATAATTTTGTTCTTGAGAGCGATGGTTGCATCGCCGGGTTCCGCGATCTCTCCCAGAGCAATGGCGGCCGGGACTGCGATCTTAGCATCGTTTGTGCGGTTCAGGAGATTGATTAGTTCGGGTACTGCGGTTTTTTCTTTCTTGCTACCAAGATATAGTGCCGATTCGATCTTTTCTTGGTCGGAGCCGCTGGAGAGCGCTTTAATGTGCTCTTCGGTCGATTTTTCGGCAAAAAGAGATGATGCAAAAACGAAAGTAAACGTAGCGGCTAGGGCGAGAATACGGATTTTCATGGATTCCTCCTGTAACCCGAGAATCTTCTCGTCCTTGGGCATATCGTCAACCGAAATTAAATACTCTTCTTACAAACTAGAAGACGAGGGAAAAGGCCGATTCAGGGTTCTCCGGCAGCATCGAAACGTACAAAAGATGTCGAAAGATTCTCTCGCTTGAGTAAAGATGGAATTCCCGAGATATGGAACTAAAGATTCCTAAACTTCAACCTAGAGAACTTCTATTCAAACTGAAGGAAGAGTTCTTCCCGCCCAGAATTTTAGATAGATACGTCTTTTCCGAGTTTTTCAAAACGTTCGCCGGGACCTGTATCATGATTACCGCGTTGATTTTTTTGAATATGGTCAACACCAATCTAAAAGATTTTTCCGGAACTAAGGCCCCTAAATTTCATATTTGGTTGTATCTTGCATACAGCCTGCCCGAAATCATCGCAAGCTATTCGATCAATATGTCCGTACTGTTTGCGGTTTCGTTTACGATCGGCCAATTTTCGGCCAATAAGGAAATCGTAGCGATGATGTCCGCGGGAGTCTCCTTTCATAGGATCGTCGCTCCGATCGTAGCGTTCGGATTTCTGCTTTGGCTCGTCGTATTCCTCGGGACGCAATTCATGGTGAGACCGATGAATAAACTCGCGAAAGAAGAGCAAAAGATGATTACCGAGGGAACCGGAACATTAACCAACATGGTCTACCAATTCCATTTCAAGGGTAAGGAAGGCTTTTATTATATTTATTTCTACGATCCGGTCAAGGATGAGATCAAGGGAGGTTTTAATTACGTTAAGCTGACCCGAGATCAGATTCCGGAATACGTACTTTCTTCCTTAAAAGCTAAATATAATCCGCAGATGGATATATGGAAATTAACGGAAGTGGAAGAGACCAGGTTCGACGAGGATTTAAAGGTGAAATCTTTCGAACGATTCCCGGAGAAAGAATATTATCTCCCTGAAAAACCCGAGTATTTTAAAGTTCCTAAAGGTTCCGTTAAGGAAATGAACATATTCGAACTTTCGGAAGAAAAGGACAATCGCGTCAGAAAAGGAATCGGATACGGAGACGTCAATATCGAAGAACATTCCCTTTTTGCCAGCCCCTTTCTGGCGGTTATCGTTACGTTAGTCGGATGCGTTGCCGGATTTTTTACAAAAAGGGTCGCGGGAGTCGCCTCCTTGGGAGTCACCTTAATCGTGATACTCGTCTATTTCGTAATGAGCTCCGCCTTCACTTCGGTGGGGGAAAACGGGGTTATCCCGGCATGGTTTGCCGTATGGGTCACGCCTGCGATCTTCCTAAGCGTACTCTACGGAATCTATCGAAGAATGAGAATTTAGGGGCAGAAGACAGAGGACAGAACATTGATGAGCGGAGTTTCCACGTTCTAGAGGAAGATGCTTGCGTTAGAGTAGATCAGTCCTCTACCTCTGATACTTTTCCGACTTCGAGCAGCTACTGTCTTCAGTCTTCTGCCCTCTGTCTTCTGAAAGCGAACGCGTCTCTTCTCTGCTAGCGGCAACGATGTGTAGGGTGCGAAGCAGTCGCAGCGCTTGCAGATAACGGGCTCATATTAAGAGAAAAGAGTCGCTGGGACCGGAGCGAACGCGGAGCCCGGAGCAGCGTGACCCGGAACGAAGTGAAGGGGGCCGCCCAGCAGAAGACAGAGGACTGAGGACAGAACATCGATGAGCAAAATTTCCATGCTCTATAGAAAGATTCTTGCGTTAGAGTAGATCGGTCCCCTACCTCTGATACTTTTCCGACTTCGGGCAGCTTCTGTCATCTGTCATCTGTCCTCAGTCTTCAGTCCTCTGCCCCCCGTTCGGATTTTTTTTTCAAAAATTGATTCTTTAACAAAAAAAATTCATTGGTTGGAAAAGGTTTTACCGATATTGAGTACAGATAAGCCTGTGGGGAAGCCGCATTGATGAGACATAAAGGCATGGAGGAAAGAAGAATCGGAAGATAATCCGAATTCCTCCCTGCAAGTCCCGGCAGAACCGAAAGGAGGGTAAAGAACATGGACGTTCAGCTAACAAATCTGGTCTCTTCGGCTGAGAAGCTTCTCCGCGACAAGAGATCTTCCGTTCCAGGAAGGACCGGTACGCCCTCGGAAACCCAGAACACGGCGGATAAAACAGAGTTTTCCAGCAGCCTGACTTCCCGTTACCTAAAAGTTCAAGAGACCCTAACCGGTCTGCAGCAAGAACTTTCTCGGGAGCAGATGAAGCTTGGAATCCTGGATGAAGGAAACACTACGAAAGAAGATCTAATACATATTCTTTTTGGAGAGACTCCTCTCTTTCGGGAACTTGTGGAAAATCCGGACCTCGACCTGAATGCAGT encodes:
- a CDS encoding ABC transporter substrate-binding protein, with amino-acid sequence MFFPPQPFSLAFLVLSLLFYDCGKGIDRQEELIFSLPSEPISLDPIRSTDLSSRTILKYLYPSLFSADRQGKITPALAKSYRVLPGSSDGTRILEITIHPSKAADGKSIDANVVLASLNRLRNISGPKRSAYSFLTGGGIKNSHTVSLSFRGGLREALEKLALPQAAIYCGPPEKGCGDFSLKEWKRNNFLRLTANDNRSTAIAPELLFRILPQATTGIFLYTKGQLDLMRLPNFLLRNGNVKEDSILVRKGGGVQYIAINGKEPCFDRNFRKAINYAIDKRTILKVLLEGKGEVSIGPFPRSIAKEFLGSDIEELYPYNIQKAKYFLEKSACYPEILEKELDFRMRGDEENQANGSALARYLRDIGLKVKIHPMEKAPLYKENGEGKGDLTLLFWYADLPLAWNFIDPLFAGDRFGNGGNRSFYFNKEMEDLLTEVRRADTMNLASFDRKALAIVGEDAPWIFLWSPYELYLTGDRIRKLTDRLSDLP
- a CDS encoding ABC transporter ATP-binding protein gives rise to the protein MNVYRRLLGYSFKYKYRLLTGIVLSFLVSILNGASLTSIIPIFDTIGKGGKTEFEISLTKKDKLLLERKSSGETLTGLDQIEGYLASAKVKTNEYLHSLSKDQLVLLFCWIIFPVYVAKLVFLAGAVYCINSAGYLAVRDLREELYSKAQELPLNQFVQEKTGIFMSRIINDVEVLAKLISSDLKDAITDFFYIVTHLAFLLFLSWKMFLAVIVVVPLVMGPVSAFADRIRRATRNQQERLSSLNGHLQEVISGIRVIRAFSMEKTEASRFWDINKDLSEKTFKGHFYHQIGPSLVELSSSIVAVIFLSFGAYLMEEEDFSLGKFMVFFLTLVFLTRPFKQMGMLSNSIQSAVAAGERVFDLLDSETDIQQPKNPIVPKRLAKELKFENVSYSYPGTKNPAISDLDLVIPRGATVALVGASGAGKSTIVDLIPRLIDPTEGKITWDGIDLRKLDLATLRKKISIVNQQVFLFNGSIRENICYGSSNVTEEKLREAADLAFATEFILSFEDGFETTVGERGVMLSGGQRQRISIARALLNNPEILILDEATSALDTESERVVQQALESLYKNRTVVIIAHRLSTVQIADTIFAMENGCVVESGSHSELMQTDGKYKKLYEMQFAESPV
- the lpxK gene encoding tetraacyldisaccharide 4'-kinase; protein product: MLPLVLRIICFPILYLLSFVYRLLFLVDRKRKKPQKLRNAIVISVGNFSTGGTGKTPFTLHLVKLLHLAYPKIPLVILSRGYGGSKSESQRVTLNSLPEEVGDEPLLLKQNLPFAEVYTGKNRISSYDLYRKELQLTDDRKVFVILDDGFQHHRIVRDLELVLLDCTKIRTDRFLLPAGLLREPYSSVSRADILVASKYEDRLRNDLEEWCGKYLPKEIIKFSFIPNGFSAIGNPDRKERKPNSILHNKTVLAFSGIGNPEPFFESLRTIGAIVNPIRFPDHYPYSRKDIEELSRKAKEKDFLICTEKDAVKLTPFFGTKKDPRWLFLNLETKLENESLLMNRIASLKKMNI
- a CDS encoding LA_0442/LA_0875 N-terminal domain-containing protein gives rise to the protein MKRLCSKVVICLCLLLPCTFILAEQQSVFLRNGKILKGEIINQTATAIQLKLQDGSVVEIIKASILRISFRDPPPPKQEEKVEPSPEELEAARKLEEETAAKLVEDAKRNALAEEKKAKRQKEIDDAKRHSLEFYTGFGQGSYHYQTLDYYEKFSNFVALTNNGTGPIFGSPQTKGKTPLSVSLRYSLNRFVLEAGGFSFQNTVTQAAPGTVNSAGPGTPNQPILAQGTFPETFKQIYAQISYSVYPHPKYDVRPILGYQSVWQKSPDTSTFAFSPAIPGTNNLTEKREMIVADHLHGPSFGIAFDTKLGEKWEARTEIQAYSLKGDSQGNFNNYSMISNSGSNTYSYFDSFRLLNEWSAKGSSISGKLIYKWKYGIRFWVGFQSTKIQYALKSTRVEITQNNPESPGELLLQQIIVNSVTQGYAGASTTSAIFFGVGYSLDFKK
- a CDS encoding HesA/MoeB/ThiF family protein, encoding MLSPEELSRYSRNILLDEVRRAGQEKLKSSRICIVGAGGLGSPALLYLAASGVGNIKIIDSDTIDTTNLQRQIVYRHSDIGRSKAETARQHAQELNPYIRIQGETIRLTAENAEESLSGFDLVLEGSDNFDTKFLINDTCVRLKIPLITAGVLRFEGMVMGIRPNQDACFRCVYEAEPPAEAVPSCSEAGVIGSVAGIIGSIQSTEAVKFLLGFHNAGEDGLFGNMIQVETKTMQFRKIPLLPRPDCPSCSHT
- a CDS encoding LptF/LptG family permease, with amino-acid sequence MELKIPKLQPRELLFKLKEEFFPPRILDRYVFSEFFKTFAGTCIMITALIFLNMVNTNLKDFSGTKAPKFHIWLYLAYSLPEIIASYSINMSVLFAVSFTIGQFSANKEIVAMMSAGVSFHRIVAPIVAFGFLLWLVVFLGTQFMVRPMNKLAKEEQKMITEGTGTLTNMVYQFHFKGKEGFYYIYFYDPVKDEIKGGFNYVKLTRDQIPEYVLSSLKAKYNPQMDIWKLTEVEETRFDEDLKVKSFERFPEKEYYLPEKPEYFKVPKGSVKEMNIFELSEEKDNRVRKGIGYGDVNIEEHSLFASPFLAVIVTLVGCVAGFFTKRVAGVASLGVTLIVILVYFVMSSAFTSVGENGVIPAWFAVWVTPAIFLSVLYGIYRRMRI
- a CDS encoding LIC10415 family protein, which gives rise to MDVQLTNLVSSAEKLLRDKRSSVPGRTGTPSETQNTADKTEFSSSLTSRYLKVQETLTGLQQELSREQMKLGILDEGNTTKEDLIHILFGETPLFRELVENPDLDLNAVKDKVLKNKDELTDAIRKFEVESENVLSLGMLKSPENFRKSVEDLSAKDIRMKQLSEKTIERLIQD